From Stigmatopora nigra isolate UIUO_SnigA chromosome 5, RoL_Snig_1.1, whole genome shotgun sequence, a single genomic window includes:
- the zbtb7a gene encoding zinc finger and BTB domain-containing protein 7A — MSSGAGGRGGRRLRGTATSGGRGVAGEAEEGPVGIPFPEHSADILGSLNKQRLSGLLCDVLLITQDREFPAHRSVLASCSSYFHKLFTSGTAADQRNVYNIDFVAAEALGALLDFAYTATLTVSHTSVADILAAARLLEIPPVQDVCTHLLDTKVLSPPAGSEQRNEDDEKTRGGERANQVLAREFLEYFQRGAHWSSSCSTPELRDLPTHLHFNHGNGGTPSNGTPGHPGEYYSPPALPLAQPQVHEAEEEDEEEDDDEDVAQAVQGNGISMDSYFYPPSHNGHFYLPPEARSGHEAQETEEEALQLTTRERSSASALLQHMMDAIEKQKQRGLTGEDPGDGDDHDMEFYYNYFNSTHLEGTPPPAVTPNVPPLWLSRGAGGHDRVGGRERGVGERGGGGERKMRSKAFQKCPICSKVIQGAGKLPRHIRTHTGEKPYECAICKVRFTRQDKLKVHMRKHTGEKPYLCTQCGAAFAHNYDLKNHMRVHTGLRPYQCSSCFKTFVRSDHLHRHLKKDGCNGVPSRRGRKPRVRDPGLPDAPVGLLSPGSDAVLEEPHLIKGRPLSEALKSEMEEAHSRSPPFAGGAGP, encoded by the exons ATGTCGTCCGGAGCCGGCGGAAGGGGAGGCAGGCGGCTCAGGGGTACGGCGACCAGCGGAGGCCGAGGAGTTGCCGGAGAGGCCGAAGAAGGCCCCGTTGGCATCCCCTTCCCCGAGCACAGCGCCGACATCCTGGGCAGTCTCAATAAGCAACGACTAAGCGGCCTGTTGTGTGACGTCCTGCTGATCACGCAGGACCGGGAATTCCCGGCACACCGCTCCGTCCTGGCGTCCTGTAGTTCCTATTTCCACAAGCTGTTCACCTCGGGGACGGCCGCTGACCAACGCAATGTCTATAACATTGACTTTGTGGCAGCCGAGGCTCTCGGAGCACTGCTGGACTTTGCCTACACGGCCACGTTGACCGTTAGCCACACCAGCGTGGCTGATATCCTGGCGGCCGCACGCCTCTTGGAGATCCCACCCGTTCAGGATGTCTGTACACACTTGCTGGACACCAAAGTGCTCTCCCCGCCG GCGGGCAGCGAGCAAAGAAACGAGGACGATGAAAAGACTAGAGGAGGCGAACGCGCAAACCAGGTGCTGGCTCGGGAGTTCCTGGAGTATTTCCAGAGAGGGGCACATTGGAGCAGCAGCTGCAGTACGCCAGAGCTCAGGGACCTGCCCACGCACTTGCACTTTAACCACGGCAACGGCGGGACCCCCAGCAACGGCACTCCCGGACACCCCGGTGAGTACTACTCCCCGCCGGCCCTCCCTCTGGCCCAGCCCCAAGTCCACGAAGCCGAAGAggaagacgaggaagaagaTGACGACGAGGACGTCGCGCAAGCGGTGCAGGGCAACGGAATAAGCATGGACTCTTATTTTTACCCACCCTCCCACAACGGGCACTTCTACCTCCCCCCCGAGGCTCGTTCGGGCCACGAGGCGCAAGAGACGGAAGAAGAAGCCTTGCAACTGACGACGAGGGAGAGGAGTTCGGCCAGCGCCCTCTTGCAACATATGATGGACGCCATCGAGAAGCAGAAGCAACGCGGGTTGACCGGCGAGGATCCGGGCGACGGGGACGACCACGACATGGAATTTTACTACAATTACTTTAACAGCACTCATCTGGAGGGCACGCCGCCCCCCGCCGTGACGCCCAACGTGCCGCCACTGTGGTTGTCGCGGGGCGCCGGCGGCCACGACCGAGTCGGCGGCAGAGAAAGGGGCGTCGGCGAGAGGGGCGGCGGAGGGGAGAGGAAGATGCGATCCAAGGCCTTTCAAAAGTGCCCCATTTGTTCCAAGGTCATTCAAGGGGCAGGCAAACTACCCCGACACATCCGAACGCACACGGGGGAGAAACCCTACGAGTGCGCCATCTGCAAAGTACGCTTTACCAG ACAGGACAAGCTCAAAGTTCACATGCGAAAGCATACAGGAGAGAAGCCTTACCTTTGTACGCAATGCGGCGCCGCCTTTGCGCACAACTACGACCTAAAGAACCACATGCGGGTTCACACCGGCTTACGCCCCTACCAGTGCTCCAGCTGCTTTAAGACATTCGTCCGCTCGGACCACCTTCACCGCCACCTCAAGAAAGACGGCTGTAACGGCGTCCCTTCTCGCCGAGGTCGCAAACCTCGGGTTCGAGACCCCGGGCTCCCGGACGCCCCAGTGGGTCTCCTGAGCCCCGGTTCGGACGCCGTGTTGGAGGAGCCTCACCTCATCAAGGGACGCCCACTTTCGGAAGCTCTCAAGTCCGAGATGGAGGAAGCCCACTCGCGAAGCCCCCCATTTGCAGGAGGGGCTGGACCCTGA
- the map2k2a gene encoding dual specificity mitogen-activated protein kinase kinase 2a, giving the protein MAPKKRPGPLNITPIGEGQPTSNTTDAASEANLEALQKKLGELDLDEQQKMRLEAFLTQKAQVGELKDEDFEPICELGAGNGGVVNKVRHKPSGLVMARKLIHLEIKPAIRNQIIRELQVLHKCNSPYIVGFYGAFYSDGEISICMEHMDGGSLDQVLKEARRIPEEVLGKVSIAVLRGLAYLREKHQIMHRDVKPSNILVNSRGEIKLCDFGVSGQLIDSMANSFVGTRSYMSPERLQGTHYSVQSDVWSMGLSLVELAIGRYPIPPPDVKELEGIFGRPLLDGYEGEPHCNVQRPRPPGRPVSGHGMDCRPAMAIFELLDYIVNEPPPKLPLGVFTNDFQDFVTKCLIKNPAERADLKMLISHIFIKRSEVEEVNFAGWLCKTMNLNQPSTPTRSTE; this is encoded by the exons aTGGCTCCTAAAAAAAGACCGGGTCCGTTGAATATAACGCCCATTGGAGAAGGGCAGCCCACATCAAACACCACTGATGCTGCATCTGA AGCAAACCTCGAGGCCTTACAAAAGAAGCTAGGGGAACTGGACCTGGATGAACAACAGAAGATGCGACTGGAGGCTTTCCTCACTCAGAAAGCACAAGTCGGGGAGCTCAAGGATGAGGACTTTGAACCCATCTGTGAGCTTGGTGCCGGGAATGGAGGAGTGGTCAACAAGGTCCGCCACAAGCCCTCGGGTCTGGTCATGGCTCGCAAG TTGATCCACCTCGAAATCAAGCCAGCCATCAGGAACCAGATCATTAGAGAACTTCAGGTCCTGCATAAGTGCAACTCCCCATACATTGTAGGCTTCTACGGTGCATTCTACAGTGACGGTGAAATTAGCATCTGTATGGAACACATG GATGGCGGGTCATTGGACCAGGTTTTGAAAGAAGCCAGAAGAATTCCAGAAGAAGTCTTGGGCAAAGTTAGCATAGCC GTGTTGAGAGGTTTGGCATACCTGCGGGAGAAGCACCAGATCATGCACAGAG ACGTTAAgccctccaacattctggtcAACTCTCGCGGGGAGATCAAGCTGTGCGACTTCGGAGTGAGCGGCCAGCTCATCGATTCCATGGCCAACTCCTTTGTTGGAACGCGTTCCTACATGTCG CCGGAGAGACTGCAGGGCACCCACTACTCTGTTCAGTCGGATGTATGGAGCATGGGGCTGTCACTGGTGGAACTGGCCATCGGCCGATACCCCATCCCCCCACCAGACGTCAAGGAACTCGAGGGAATCTTTGGAAGGCCCTTGCTGGATGGCTATGAGGGAGAGCCTCACTGCAATGTGCAAAGACCAAGACCACCAGGGAGGCCTGTGAGCg GACACGGCATGGACTGCAGACCTGCGATGGCTATCTTTGAACTTTTGGACTACATTGTTAATGAG CCTCCTCCTAAACTGCCGCTTGGCGTTTTTACAAATGACTTCCAAGACTTTGTAACAAAATG cCTGATCAAAAATCCAGCCGAAAGGGCTGATCTGAAGATGCTGATT AGTCACATATTCATCAAACGATCCGAAGTGGAGGAAGTGAACTTTGCCGGCTGGTTGTGTAAAACCATGAACCTCAACCAGCCCAGCACTCCCACCCGCAGCACTGAGTGA
- the pias4a gene encoding E3 SUMO-protein ligase PIAS4-A isoform X2, translating into MAAELVEAMNMVKSFRVSDLQTLLASMGRSKSGLKQDLVGRALRLVQTEYSPELLKNVRQLYESRFPRTSSWLAARRPEGLPVSYSALGSTPSAPTQGVEYLNGISKPMATPAPEVKLVPLPFYQTLETLLPPTELIAQNNEKLQDSQCIFELSPSQADQIRNASELRPGIRSIQVVLRICYTDFLGVQEDQYPPNIAVKVNQSYCHVPGYYPSNKPGVEPRRPCRPVNITPWLHLSNLSNRVTVTWGNFGKRYSVAVYLVRMFTASDLFSQLKLCSVETAERCRERIQDKLRFDPESEIATTGLRVSLICPLVKMRIGVPCRVLTCAHLQCFDAVFFLQMNEKKPTWTCPVCDKPAPFELLTIDGLMSEILKETNEEIEEIEYLTDGSWEPINDDKEKEKERERSESPEYPMVDMCVPETNGHSPAHSSTSLSGKSAGSSAPTAGVVGAAPAAAPSGAVVDLTLDSSSEEEGGGAGGDSEDTDDSADSPAPKRGRYNYDKDLVTAY; encoded by the exons ATGGCGGCCGAACTGGTGGAGGCGATG AACATGGTCAAAAGTTTCCGGGTGTCTGACCTGCAGACACTGCTTGCCTCCATGGGCCGCAGCAAAAGCGGCTTAAAGCAGGACCTGGTGGGCCGAGCACTCAGGCTGGTCCAAACGGAATACAGTCCCGAACTACTAAAAAATGTCCGACAGCTCTACGAGTCGCGCTTCCCCAGAACGTCCAGCTGGCTGGCAGCGCGACGTCCGGAAGGCCTCCCGGTTTCCTACTCGGCCCTCGGCTCGACCCCTTCTGCGCCAACCCAGGGCGTGGAATACCTCAACGGCATCTCCAAACCAATGGCTACCCCTGCGCCTGAGGTCAAGCTAGTGCCGCTGCCCTTCTATCAAACTTTGGAAACTCTGCTTCCACCTACAGAGCTCA TTGCCCAAAATAATGAGAAACTCCAAGACAGCCAGTGCATATTTGAATTATCACCAAGTCAAGCAGACCAAATCAGAAATGCAAG TGAACTTCGCCCAGGGATTAGATCCATCCAGGTGGTTCTCAG AATATGTTACACAGACTTCCTCGGTGTTCAAGAGGACCAATATCCTCCTAATATTGCGGTTAAAGTCAACCAGTCGTACTGTCATGTCCCG ggCTACTACCCTTCTAACAAGCCTGGCGTGGAGCCTCGTCGTCCATGTCGCCCTGTAAACATCACCCCTTGGTTGCATCTTTCCAACCTCAGCAATAGAGTCACCGTCACCTGGGGAAACTTTGGCAAG CGGTACTCTGTGGCAGTATATTTGGTGAGGATGTTCACTGCATCGGACCTCTTCAGTCAGTTGAAACTCTGCTCTGTAGAGACTGCAGAACGCTGTCGTGAGCGCA TTCAAGACAAGCTACGTTTTGACCCGGAGAGTGAGATTGCCACGACAGGCCTCAGAGTTTCTCTTATTTGTCCA CTAGTGAAGATGCGTATAGGCGTGCCATGTCGGGTCCTAACCTGCGCACATCTACAGTGTTTCGACGCAGTCTTCTTTCTTCAGATGAATGAGAAAAAACCCACATGGACATGTCCCGTATGTGACAAACCGGCGCCCTTTGAACTGCTCACTATTGACGG gttGATGTCTGAGATCCTTAAAGAAACGAACGAGGAAATCGAGGAGATCGAGTACCTGACCGACGGCTCCTGGGAACCCATCAATGACGacaaggagaaggaaaaggAACGAGAACGCAGCGAATCGCCAGAGTATCCCATGGTtgatatgt GTGTTCCCGAAACAAATGGTCACTCGCCAGCTCACAGCAGCACCAGCCTGTCGGGAAAATCCGCAGGAAGCTCGGCGCCGACGGCTGGTGTCGTCGGCGCGGCGCCCGCCGCGGCTCCGAGCGGCGCGGTGGTGGATCTGACTCTTGACTCGTCCTCTGAggaggaagggggcggggccggcGGTGATAGCGAGGACACTGATGACAGCGCGGACAGCCCCGCCCCCAAGAGAGGGCGATACAACTACGACAAGGACTTGGTCACTGCGTACTGA
- the pias4a gene encoding E3 SUMO-protein ligase PIAS4-A isoform X1, which translates to MNDSHHSAIENMVKSFRVSDLQTLLASMGRSKSGLKQDLVGRALRLVQTEYSPELLKNVRQLYESRFPRTSSWLAARRPEGLPVSYSALGSTPSAPTQGVEYLNGISKPMATPAPEVKLVPLPFYQTLETLLPPTELIAQNNEKLQDSQCIFELSPSQADQIRNASELRPGIRSIQVVLRICYTDFLGVQEDQYPPNIAVKVNQSYCHVPGYYPSNKPGVEPRRPCRPVNITPWLHLSNLSNRVTVTWGNFGKRYSVAVYLVRMFTASDLFSQLKLCSVETAERCRERIQDKLRFDPESEIATTGLRVSLICPLVKMRIGVPCRVLTCAHLQCFDAVFFLQMNEKKPTWTCPVCDKPAPFELLTIDGLMSEILKETNEEIEEIEYLTDGSWEPINDDKEKEKERERSESPEYPMVDMCVPETNGHSPAHSSTSLSGKSAGSSAPTAGVVGAAPAAAPSGAVVDLTLDSSSEEEGGGAGGDSEDTDDSADSPAPKRGRYNYDKDLVTAY; encoded by the exons atgaatgattctCATCATAGCGCAATTGAG AACATGGTCAAAAGTTTCCGGGTGTCTGACCTGCAGACACTGCTTGCCTCCATGGGCCGCAGCAAAAGCGGCTTAAAGCAGGACCTGGTGGGCCGAGCACTCAGGCTGGTCCAAACGGAATACAGTCCCGAACTACTAAAAAATGTCCGACAGCTCTACGAGTCGCGCTTCCCCAGAACGTCCAGCTGGCTGGCAGCGCGACGTCCGGAAGGCCTCCCGGTTTCCTACTCGGCCCTCGGCTCGACCCCTTCTGCGCCAACCCAGGGCGTGGAATACCTCAACGGCATCTCCAAACCAATGGCTACCCCTGCGCCTGAGGTCAAGCTAGTGCCGCTGCCCTTCTATCAAACTTTGGAAACTCTGCTTCCACCTACAGAGCTCA TTGCCCAAAATAATGAGAAACTCCAAGACAGCCAGTGCATATTTGAATTATCACCAAGTCAAGCAGACCAAATCAGAAATGCAAG TGAACTTCGCCCAGGGATTAGATCCATCCAGGTGGTTCTCAG AATATGTTACACAGACTTCCTCGGTGTTCAAGAGGACCAATATCCTCCTAATATTGCGGTTAAAGTCAACCAGTCGTACTGTCATGTCCCG ggCTACTACCCTTCTAACAAGCCTGGCGTGGAGCCTCGTCGTCCATGTCGCCCTGTAAACATCACCCCTTGGTTGCATCTTTCCAACCTCAGCAATAGAGTCACCGTCACCTGGGGAAACTTTGGCAAG CGGTACTCTGTGGCAGTATATTTGGTGAGGATGTTCACTGCATCGGACCTCTTCAGTCAGTTGAAACTCTGCTCTGTAGAGACTGCAGAACGCTGTCGTGAGCGCA TTCAAGACAAGCTACGTTTTGACCCGGAGAGTGAGATTGCCACGACAGGCCTCAGAGTTTCTCTTATTTGTCCA CTAGTGAAGATGCGTATAGGCGTGCCATGTCGGGTCCTAACCTGCGCACATCTACAGTGTTTCGACGCAGTCTTCTTTCTTCAGATGAATGAGAAAAAACCCACATGGACATGTCCCGTATGTGACAAACCGGCGCCCTTTGAACTGCTCACTATTGACGG gttGATGTCTGAGATCCTTAAAGAAACGAACGAGGAAATCGAGGAGATCGAGTACCTGACCGACGGCTCCTGGGAACCCATCAATGACGacaaggagaaggaaaaggAACGAGAACGCAGCGAATCGCCAGAGTATCCCATGGTtgatatgt GTGTTCCCGAAACAAATGGTCACTCGCCAGCTCACAGCAGCACCAGCCTGTCGGGAAAATCCGCAGGAAGCTCGGCGCCGACGGCTGGTGTCGTCGGCGCGGCGCCCGCCGCGGCTCCGAGCGGCGCGGTGGTGGATCTGACTCTTGACTCGTCCTCTGAggaggaagggggcggggccggcGGTGATAGCGAGGACACTGATGACAGCGCGGACAGCCCCGCCCCCAAGAGAGGGCGATACAACTACGACAAGGACTTGGTCACTGCGTACTGA